Part of the Salinimonas lutimaris genome, GAATCAGGCAGTATAAACAAAGGCGGGGCAAACCCGCCTTTATTGTTTTTATTCCTGTTGTGGGTGACTTCAGGGCCTATCTACTGCAGACAGGAGGCAGGTTATGAGTGCAAAACATGTCGTGTGGTTTGAAATTCTGGTTAATGACATTGAGCGGGCGCAGACCTTTTACGAAACGGTGTTGGCGACCTCACTGGAAGCGTTGGCAGACCCCACTGACGAATCCGTACAAATGCGTATGTTTCCGGCCGATACGGAACAGCACGGATGCGGTGGTGCGCTGGTGCAAAACCGTGACGCCAGCCCCGGCGGAAGCAGTGTCATTTATTTTGCATGTAACAATTGCAGTGTTGAGGAAAGCCGGGTGGAGGCTGCCGGTGGCAAGGTGTTACAAAGCAAAATGAAAATTGGTGAATATGGTTTTGTCAGTCTGATTAAAGACACAGAAGGCAATACAGTGGGGCTGCATTCTACACAGTAGGTATGCTGACGCCTGGCGCTTACTTTTTGCTCCACAGATTCTGATTTTTTTTATCACCAAAATAATCGGACGGTTCCCACCATCCGGGCACCAGATCCTGCGCCGCATCGGCGCTGGCATTTTTGGTCAACTGCGACATGATCGATTGTAACCGCTCGGTATCAATCCGTTTGAGTTTTTTGCGGTTGGCCTGGAAATACAGATTTTGTGCCTTGCCAATAACCAGGTCGGCCCCTGATGAAATAAACTGCAGGTTTCTGGATACAACCCGACATACCGGTTCGACCGGGTTAGCCGGGTTCAGTCCGGTCACAATAGCATATTCAAACTGGTTTTTTTCATAGCCCTGTTCGTTCACCGGAATGAAGGTAACGCCAAACCCCTGTGGGAAATACCCCACCATCTTAATAAATGCATTGGCCAGCTTGGCATTAATCGCTCCTTTTTTGGCCATCTGCTCAATCAGTAAATAGCCCCTGGGCAATTCTTCCCGGCTGTAATCCTGTTTGGTAGACAGCACAATAGACACATAAATCTGGGGGACTTTGAGCAATTCCCCTAAGCCGGTTTTTGACAAAAATGCGTCCTGCACCAGCTGTTCACGAAACTGATTAGCCTGTTGGTGAATTTGGACAAAACGATGCTTATCTTCAGCTGCCGTACCGGTAAATTCCGGCACCCCCAACCCCCGGCGCAGATAATCCAGCGTATGCGCATAATTCAGTTTCAGCAGTCCCTTACGGCTGTGTTCATCCAACAACCGGAACTCATCCTGCTCGCCGTCATCACCAAAAAGAATACTCTTTGCCTCGGGATGATTCAGCCCGATATCCTGCAACAGGGCACTGCTTATCAGGGGAATCGCCAGTTCGCTGCGCCATTTTTGCAGCCAGTAGCTATTGCCCTGATAGCGTGAGAATGCGTCACGGTAAAGCTGCAGGTAAGGGTGTGCAATGGATTCATCCAGAATGAGGGTATCAACCAGGCGCAGTAATAAAACCGCTTTATACAACGGTTTTAAACGCTGATGGCGGCGGGCAAAGTTACCTCTACCACCGGGTGTGAGCAGCATTATGGTTCCTAGCAGGCGGGCACTTTGTTGCTGCGTGTCTTTAACCGTATCGCCCTCACTGAGGCTGAGCAGAAGATCACAAACCTCAGTCAACCGTTGTAGTCTGGCCAGTCTGTCAGACTCCAGTTTATGCCGGGTCTGGCGAATATTACGCACCAAATCAGGGCTTAAGCTTTCATCGGGATATTTTTGACGAAAGTTGTCTGCCTGAGCCTCGAGCATTTTTAGTTGGGTGATACGCGCCGGTGTGCCGGCATAGTATTGACTGGCATCAGCAAATACGGACGGCTTCTGCGGATCGGCCGGACAAATGGCTTCCATCAGCTTTTTCACCTGTTGAGTATAATAAATATCCGGACTTTCTGCTTGCCTGGTCACGCGGTTCCCTAAAAGTGTGTGGTCATTGCGACTTTATTTACTGTGATAATAGAAAAATACAGTGTCGCGTTAAACCGGAATTTGAATAAAAACTGGCAATTCGCCCGGTTGTGTTGCATTAATGTTAATAGTCACTGTTTATGCTTATGTTTACAATAACCTAATGATAGCCACAGAATTTGATTTTATCATCATTGGCGCTGGTTCTGCCGGAGCTGTGCTGGCCCATCGACTCAGTGCTGACAAGCAGGTCAGTGTCTGTTTACTGGAAGCCGGCGGAAAGGATCGTCATCCATTAATACATATTCCTTTCGGGCTGGCAGGATTATCCCGGGTGACGTCGGTAAACTGGGGTTATCACACCGCACCCCAGCCTCAGCTTAATCAGCGCGAGCTTTTTTGGCCCCGGGGTAAAACATTAGGTGGCAGCAGTGCCATCAATGCTATGTGTTATATTCGTGGACAGTACAGTGACTATGATGACTGGGCCGCTGCCGGAGCAAGCGGATGGAGCGCTAAGGAAGTATTACCGGTATTTCGCCGCTCCGAGCACTTTTGTGACGCAGAAGATGAATTTCATGGTATCGGCGGGCCATTACACGTTGAGCGGCTGCGTCACATTGACCCGTTATCCGGCGCTTTTGTCAGCAGCGCCGCGGAGGTTGGGCTGGCCCAGCTTAATGACTTCAATCGCCAGCACCGGGAAGGGCTGGGGTTGTATCATGTTACCCAGAAAAATGGGCAGCGCTGCTCCACCGCGGTCGGCTTTTTAGCCCATGCCCGGTATCAGGAAAATCTGACAATAATTACCCGATGTCTGGCTGAAAAGATCCTGCTTAACGAGGATGTGGCAACCGGTGTGCAAATCCAGCACAACGGGCAGACGGTGAAACTGAAAGCGCATCGTGAAGTGATTATTGCTGGTGGCGCGATAAATACACCACAATTGCTAATGTTGTCGGGGATTGGTCCGGAAGATGAATTGCACCGGCACGGCATTACAGTGAAAAAGCATCTACCCGGGGTCGGGCAAAATCTGCAGGATCATCTCGATGTCATTATCCAGAACAGTGCTTCAAGGGCCGCCGGTTACGGCCTGACCGTTGGCGCTATTGCTGGCTTTGTTGCGCAGGGGGTTAAATATCTGACCGGGCGGCAGGGCATGCTCAGTTCTAATATTGCAGAAGCCGGTGGTTTTGCCTCATCTTCGCTGGCAAGCGCAGATAAACCCGACCTGCAATTTCACTTTATTCCGGCCATTTTAAATGATCATGGCCGGCGCTTCAGTTATGGCTACGGCTATGGCTTGCACGTATGCAATCTGTATCCGCGCTCCCGGGGACGCATCCGGCTACATTCCTCCCGGGCTGAAAGCGCGCCGCTGATTGACCCCTGCTATCTGACTCACCCCGAGGATTTACAAATCATGCTGGAGGGTATTCGCCTGGCCCGGCGGATTTTACAGGCCAGCCCGTTTGATAAGTGGCGCGGTCAGGAGCGATTGCCCGGTGCAACAAAAACCACTGACGAGGCCCTGACGGCGTTTATTCGCCAGTATGCAGAAACCGTTTATCATCCGGCCGGTACATGCAAAATGGGCGCTGAGGATGACCCAATGACCGTGGTCAACAGCCGCTTGCAGGTCAAGGGTTTTGAAAACCTGCGGGTGGCCGATGCGTCGGTGATGCCGAGTCTGCCTGGTGGCAATACCAATGCACCCACCATTATGATTGCCGAGCAGGCTGCCTCATTTATTCAGACTTGTCACACGAGCCCTGCATAAACAGATCCGCGGCGGTGTCGCACATCTCGTCAATATGGCTGCTATGAGCATAAATGCCGTCAATCAGTAAGCGGGCAATACCGTGCAGGGTGCCCCAGGTGACCTGTGCCAGCCGCAGGGTGTCGTGTCCGCCGGGCAGTAAGCGTTGCTCCTGCCAGTAGCGGGTCATACTGACCTGAAACTGAAAGCAAGGGTACGCTACTTCTTTTAGATCACTGGTAGCCGACTGCTCCTGCCAGATGGTTCGGCCAAACATCAGCTCGTACAGCTGCGGGTTATCTGCTGCATAACGAATATACCGGTGTACAAACTGACGAAAGCGCTCCCTGGCCGGCACATCGTGCTGTTCAAAAATGTGTCGGGCAGTGTCATGCCATTGACTGAAACCCTGCGCGGCAATGGCGCTCAGTAACGCATTTTTATCTTTAAAATGATGATACGGCGCTGACCGGGATACTCCGGCATCCTCTGCCAGCTTACGCAGCGACAGGCTGTCGATGCCATGGGCAGACAACCGCGCAGTGGCGACTTTAACCAGTGTCGCGCGTAAATCGCCGTGATGATAGGTGTGGGTATTGGCCATGACATTTTCAACTACTGCAAAATCTTTCTACAGATTACGTTTTATCTTGACACTGTCAACATTGGCTTTTATCTTGACGCTGTCCAGTTTGCAAAATTGTTAACGGAGAGCGCCATGGAAGCAGCCACTTCTGCTACACCGCAATACACAACTTTAACCGTGAGCGAGGAAGGACCGATCGCCCACATTCAGCTGTCCCGGCCTGATGCCCTTAATAGTATGGTGCCGGCGTTCTGGAATGAGTTACCGGCCGCGATCAGGGCCATTGATGATGTAGCCCGGGCCAGGGTGATTGTGATTTCTTCCACCGGTAAACACTTTTCGGCTGGTATGGATCTCTCTGTATTTGAAAATATGGCACAGAGCTTTACCGGTGATCCGGCGCGTAGCGCTGAACAGATGCGCCGGCAGGTTCATCTGCTGCAGGCCAGTTTTAATAGTATTGAGCAGGCGCGAATGCCAGTTCTGGCTGCCGTACAGGGCGGTGCGATAGGTGGCGCGGTAGACTTGTTATGTGCCTGCGATATGCGTTATTGCACGGACGATGCGTTTTTTACCATTAAAGAAACACAAATTGGTATGACCGCGGATTTGGGCACGCTACAGCGCTTGCCCAAGCTAATCCCGGTGGGCCTGGCCAAAGAGCTGGCTTATACCGGCCGCCAATTTTCCGCCCGGGAGGCGCAGCAGGCAGGCTTTGTCAATCAGACCTACACTGATCAGGCAGCCATGCTCGATGGCGTCATGCAGATTGCCCGGCAGATAGCGATGAACTCACCGGTAGCCGTAAGCGGTACCAAAACCATGATTAATTATGCGGTGGACCATACCGTGGCTGAAAGCCTGGAATACATGGCCACCTGGCAAGCCGGCATGTTTCAGATGGAAGATGTCCTGACCGCGATTAAAGCGCAAAAGCAAAAAGTTGCGCCCGAATTTGCCCCGCTAAAGCGTGGCCTGCACAGTATGAAGTAAGAGGAATAAGGAATAGCCATGACCACCACAGCAGCAGAACAGGCCACACCACATCCTGTTTATCCGCATTTGTTTCGTCCGTTGGATCTTGGGTTTACCACGCTCAAGAATCGGGTACTGATGGGCTCCATGCATACCGGACTGGAAGAAATGCCTAATGGCCACAAACACATGGCGGCGTTTTATGCAGAACGGGCAAAAGGCGGAGTCGGGCTGATTGTTACCGGGGGGATCGGGCCTAACGAAGAAGGCTCTACCCATCCGATGACCCGTCGTTTGAATTCTGATAAAGCCGTGGCGCATCACAAAGAGGTAACGGACGCGGTGCATGAAGCCGGCGGCAAAATCTGTATGCAGATTCTGCATACAGGCCGTTATGCGTACAGCGAAAAACTGGTGGCACCATCCGCGGTGCAGGCGCCGATTAACCCGTTTAAGCCTAAAGCGCTAAATGAAGAAGAAATTGAACAGCAGATTCAGGATTTTATTTTCACCGCCCAGCAGGCACAAAAAGCCGGTTACGACGGTGTGGAAATTATGGGCTCAGAAGGTTACTTCCTGAACCAGTTTATTGCCAGGCGCACAAATCATCGCGACGATGAGTGGGGCGGCGAGTACGAAAACCGCATTCGGCTACCCATTGAGGTGGTTCGCCGGGTGCGTGAAGCTGTGGGTGAGCAGTTTATTATTATCTATCGACTGTCTATGCTGGATCTGGTTGAAGGCGGCTCGGATTATCAGGAAGTGGTGCAGCTGGGTAAAGAGATTGAGCAAGCTGGCGCTACCATTATCAATACCGGTATCGGCTGGCACGAAGCCCGTATTCCGACTATTTCAACCCGGGTGCCGAGGGCGGCATTTACCTGGGTAACCGCGAAATTTCGCGCTGCGCTGTCAATTCCGGTGATCACCTCTAACCGCATTAACACTCCAGAGGTCGCCGAAGACGTGCTGGCCCGAGGTGATGCGGATATGGTGTCTATGGCCCGTCCGTTTCTGGCTGACGCAGATTTTGTGGTCAAGGCGGAACAGGCTAAAGCGGATGAAATCAATACCTGTATCGGGTGTAATCAGGCATGCCTTGATCATGTGTTTAATGGCAAGCTGACCAGCTGTCTGGTTAACCCGCGGGCATGTCATGAGCTGGAGTTAACCATCTCCCCGGCGGAGCAAATCCGAAAGATTGCGGTTGTTGGCGCTGGTCCTGCGGGTCTGGCGGCGGCTGTCACGGCGGCTTCCCGTGGGCACACCGTTACCCTGTACGACAAAGACGATAAAGTGGGCGGTCAGTTTAACATTGCCCGTCAGGTGCCCGGTAAAGAAGAGTTTAACGAAACTCTGCGGTACTTCAGTCGTCAGCTGGAGCTGCATAACGTGACTGTGAAGCTGAACACAAAAGTGTCAGCCGCCATGCTGAATGACGAAGGGTTTGATGAAGTGATTCTGGCTACCGGTATTGTGCCGCGGATTCCGCCCATCGAAGGTATTGAGCATGCCAAAGTTATGTCTTATATCGATGTGCTGAAACATAAGAAACCGGTAGGCAAAACCGTGGCTATAATCGGTGCCGGTGGTATCGGCTTTGATACCGCAGAATTTTTGTCGCACGGGAAAGGCTCTCCGAGCCTGGATGTGGCCGAGTTTATGAAAGAATGGGGCATCGATATGACCTTTGAGCACCGTGGCGGTGTGGAAGGCATGCAGCCTCAGCCTGAGCCGTCATCGCGCCAGATTGTGCTGCTTCAGCGCAAAACCACCAAAGTGGGGGCCGGGCTGGGCAAAACCACTGGCTGGGCCCATCGTGCCAGTCTGTTGATGAAGGGAGTTAAAATGATCCCTGGCGTAGAGTATCAGCGTGTGGATGATGATGGTTTACACATTATGGTTAATGGTGAGAAGCAGGTGCTGGAGGTTGACAATGTCATCATTTGCGCCGGACAGGAGCCGCAACGTGAGCTGGTAGAAGGGCTGAATGCCACCTACCATCTGATTGGCGGGGCGGATGAAGCGCTGGAGCTGGATGCCAAGCGTGCCATTGACCAGGGCACTCGACTGGCGGCAACCCTGTAAAGCGAGTTTTACAATAGCAAAACGGGCGCTAATCGCGCCCGTTTTTTATTGCTTATTTCGTATTCATAAACGGATAGTCGGTATAGCCTTTTTCCTCGCCCTGATAAAAGGTATCGTAATCAGGGGCGTTAAGCGTTGCGCCGGCTTCAAAGCGCTCCGCTAAATCCGGATTGGCAATATACGCCCGGCCAAAAGTGACAGCATCGGCAAAGCCCGATTCCATCGCATTTTGTGCCGTCAGATAATCATAGTCGCCATTGGCGATATAAAATCCGTTCCAGCAGTTACGCAGACTTTCCTGAATCTTAAGATCATGATTGTTGGTATCCATACCGGGAAAACGCTCTACCATATGTAAATAGGCCAGCCCGTATGTGTTAAGCTTTTCAATATAGTAGGTAAAACTGTTCAGCGGATCGCTATCAGCAATGTCATTCTGATTTCCGATAGGGGATAATCTCACCCCCACCTGATTGGGCGCCCAGATGCTCAGTACTGCTTCTGTTACCTCGTTGAGCAGACGCATACGGTTTTCCAGTGAGCCACCGTATTCATCATCGCGCTGGTTAGTTTTATCCCGTAAAAACTGGTCTAGCAGATAGCCGTTGGCAGCGTGGATTTCAACACCGTCAAAGCCCGCTTCCTTAGCATTTTCTGCTGCTGTTCGATAATCCTCGATGGTGCTTTTAATCTCTTCGATGCTCATGGCCTTAGGCATAGAAGCCGGCTGCTTTTGACCGTCGAAAAACACTTCAACGTCAGGTTTAATCGCAGAAGGCGCCAGAGGAGCATCGCCGTCGGGCTGAAAATGACTATGACTGATCCGCCCTACGTGCCATAACTGCATAAAGATTTTTCCGCCCTTGGCATGTACGGCCTCAGTAATTTCCCGCCACTTCTGAACATGCTCTGCGGTGTAAATGCCGGGAGTACGGATATAGCCTTTGCCCTGCGGGTTAATCTGCGTAGCCTCGGTCAGAATCATGCCTGCGCTGGCTCGCTGCTGGTAATACGTGAGCGCCAGGTCCGACGGTACGTCGGTCTCGTCATGCGCGCGGCTACGGGTTAACGGTGCCATAAAAATACGGTTACGGATCTCAACAGCGCCCAGGCTGCCCTCAGAAAATAAATTCGCCATGTATGCTCCAAAAAAATACAAAATAAGAAAAAGAAAAATGCGCCGGGGTCAGGCCCGGCGCGAATACGTTAAGGCGTTTGAGCGGCGTGTTTACCTTCACGGAGCTCTTCTACTACCTTGTTGCAGAAGGCGGGCAGGTCATCGGGATTACGACTGGTGGTTAAACCCTGGTCAACAACGACTTCCTCGTCAACCCAGTGACCCCCGGCGTTGATAATGTCGGTTTTAATGGAAGGAAATGAGGTGACGGTACGGCCGTTTAGCACGTCAGCCTCAACCAGCATCCATGGACCATGACAGATGGCAGATACCGGCTTGTGCTGAACAAAAAAGTCACGCACAAAATTAACCCCTTTTTCGTTCATGCGCAGCGTATCAGGGTTTAGCACACCGCCGGGAAGCACCAGCCCGTTGTAGTCATCAGCACTGATCTCATCCAGTGTTTTATCAACGTCAAAGGTATCGCCTTTATCGTCATGGTTCATGCCCTGAATTTTGCCCGATTTGATTGACACGATATGCGCCTCTGCGCCTGCTTCACGGACCTTTTTAAGAGGCTCAGTCAGTTCAACCTGTTCAAAACCATCAGTGGCCAGAAATGCCACTTTTTTGCCGGATAGTACAGCCATTGGATGTCTCCTGCGTTATGAATGTGGGATAAGCTACGCCGTGAACCTTGGATTTGGTTTTCCGCAGGACATTAAATTTGGTTTGTTAAACAAATATATGAGACGGATTGCACAAAGTGATTATCTGACGGGGGGTACGCAACAAGTTAGTCAGAGGGAGAGAGCCACAATGTACCCGCTTGCTGATCCAGAGAAAAAATAAACCGGCCCAGCACGTTCATACCCAGTAAGCCGTCTACATCATCCAGTTGGGCAACCGGTAATACAAACACCCTGACGTTGGTCATCTGATAGCTTCCCAGACTCAGCCTGTCCAGCTCTATCAGGGCTGCTTCAGCCGGCCCGCCAGCGGTATGAATTGTAAAGTTACCCACAAATCGGGTTGTCGTGCGCTGGC contains:
- a CDS encoding VOC family protein — translated: MSAKHVVWFEILVNDIERAQTFYETVLATSLEALADPTDESVQMRMFPADTEQHGCGGALVQNRDASPGGSSVIYFACNNCSVEESRVEAAGGKVLQSKMKIGEYGFVSLIKDTEGNTVGLHSTQ
- a CDS encoding GMC family oxidoreductase; this translates as MIATEFDFIIIGAGSAGAVLAHRLSADKQVSVCLLEAGGKDRHPLIHIPFGLAGLSRVTSVNWGYHTAPQPQLNQRELFWPRGKTLGGSSAINAMCYIRGQYSDYDDWAAAGASGWSAKEVLPVFRRSEHFCDAEDEFHGIGGPLHVERLRHIDPLSGAFVSSAAEVGLAQLNDFNRQHREGLGLYHVTQKNGQRCSTAVGFLAHARYQENLTIITRCLAEKILLNEDVATGVQIQHNGQTVKLKAHREVIIAGGAINTPQLLMLSGIGPEDELHRHGITVKKHLPGVGQNLQDHLDVIIQNSASRAAGYGLTVGAIAGFVAQGVKYLTGRQGMLSSNIAEAGGFASSSLASADKPDLQFHFIPAILNDHGRRFSYGYGYGLHVCNLYPRSRGRIRLHSSRAESAPLIDPCYLTHPEDLQIMLEGIRLARRILQASPFDKWRGQERLPGATKTTDEALTAFIRQYAETVYHPAGTCKMGAEDDPMTVVNSRLQVKGFENLRVADASVMPSLPGGNTNAPTIMIAEQAASFIQTCHTSPA
- a CDS encoding TetR/AcrR family transcriptional regulator → MANTHTYHHGDLRATLVKVATARLSAHGIDSLSLRKLAEDAGVSRSAPYHHFKDKNALLSAIAAQGFSQWHDTARHIFEQHDVPARERFRQFVHRYIRYAADNPQLYELMFGRTIWQEQSATSDLKEVAYPCFQFQVSMTRYWQEQRLLPGGHDTLRLAQVTWGTLHGIARLLIDGIYAHSSHIDEMCDTAADLFMQGSCDKSE
- a CDS encoding crotonase/enoyl-CoA hydratase family protein, with protein sequence MEAATSATPQYTTLTVSEEGPIAHIQLSRPDALNSMVPAFWNELPAAIRAIDDVARARVIVISSTGKHFSAGMDLSVFENMAQSFTGDPARSAEQMRRQVHLLQASFNSIEQARMPVLAAVQGGAIGGAVDLLCACDMRYCTDDAFFTIKETQIGMTADLGTLQRLPKLIPVGLAKELAYTGRQFSAREAQQAGFVNQTYTDQAAMLDGVMQIARQIAMNSPVAVSGTKTMINYAVDHTVAESLEYMATWQAGMFQMEDVLTAIKAQKQKVAPEFAPLKRGLHSMK
- a CDS encoding NADPH-dependent 2,4-dienoyl-CoA reductase; translated protein: MTTTAAEQATPHPVYPHLFRPLDLGFTTLKNRVLMGSMHTGLEEMPNGHKHMAAFYAERAKGGVGLIVTGGIGPNEEGSTHPMTRRLNSDKAVAHHKEVTDAVHEAGGKICMQILHTGRYAYSEKLVAPSAVQAPINPFKPKALNEEEIEQQIQDFIFTAQQAQKAGYDGVEIMGSEGYFLNQFIARRTNHRDDEWGGEYENRIRLPIEVVRRVREAVGEQFIIIYRLSMLDLVEGGSDYQEVVQLGKEIEQAGATIINTGIGWHEARIPTISTRVPRAAFTWVTAKFRAALSIPVITSNRINTPEVAEDVLARGDADMVSMARPFLADADFVVKAEQAKADEINTCIGCNQACLDHVFNGKLTSCLVNPRACHELELTISPAEQIRKIAVVGAGPAGLAAAVTAASRGHTVTLYDKDDKVGGQFNIARQVPGKEEFNETLRYFSRQLELHNVTVKLNTKVSAAMLNDEGFDEVILATGIVPRIPPIEGIEHAKVMSYIDVLKHKKPVGKTVAIIGAGGIGFDTAEFLSHGKGSPSLDVAEFMKEWGIDMTFEHRGGVEGMQPQPEPSSRQIVLLQRKTTKVGAGLGKTTGWAHRASLLMKGVKMIPGVEYQRVDDDGLHIMVNGEKQVLEVDNVIICAGQEPQRELVEGLNATYHLIGGADEALELDAKRAIDQGTRLAATL
- a CDS encoding alkene reductase, with product MANLFSEGSLGAVEIRNRIFMAPLTRSRAHDETDVPSDLALTYYQQRASAGMILTEATQINPQGKGYIRTPGIYTAEHVQKWREITEAVHAKGGKIFMQLWHVGRISHSHFQPDGDAPLAPSAIKPDVEVFFDGQKQPASMPKAMSIEEIKSTIEDYRTAAENAKEAGFDGVEIHAANGYLLDQFLRDKTNQRDDEYGGSLENRMRLLNEVTEAVLSIWAPNQVGVRLSPIGNQNDIADSDPLNSFTYYIEKLNTYGLAYLHMVERFPGMDTNNHDLKIQESLRNCWNGFYIANGDYDYLTAQNAMESGFADAVTFGRAYIANPDLAERFEAGATLNAPDYDTFYQGEEKGYTDYPFMNTK
- a CDS encoding type 1 glutamine amidotransferase domain-containing protein encodes the protein MAVLSGKKVAFLATDGFEQVELTEPLKKVREAGAEAHIVSIKSGKIQGMNHDDKGDTFDVDKTLDEISADDYNGLVLPGGVLNPDTLRMNEKGVNFVRDFFVQHKPVSAICHGPWMLVEADVLNGRTVTSFPSIKTDIINAGGHWVDEEVVVDQGLTTSRNPDDLPAFCNKVVEELREGKHAAQTP